The genomic DNA CACTGCCAGTATTATATCCGAGCCACTGACCTTCTTTTAAGTCATTTACGTATATTCCTGTGGAATACATATTATCAATTTTGATTCGCCATTTTCCGGTTTTTAAATTTTTCGCATCTCTTTTATTAATGGTATCGCCATTATAGATTTCGGCATTCTGTGCTGAAATGCTTATCCACAAAGCCGTTAAAATAATAATTGCAAATAGTTTTTTCATAACCAAATCAAATTTATTTAAGCAAAACTAATTAAATTAATTTTTATAAAAATTAATTTTTATAAAAATATAAAAATAATTTTGATGTTTTTTAAAAAAAGAATTACGTTTGTGCCCGTTTTTATACAATAATTGTTTTTAACAAAAAAATCTATTTTAAAAATACGGATATCAAGAATATTTGAAAACGAACAAAAACAATTTTAAATTCATTATAAATACTACGTGGTGTTTTTTTATTTTAAATACAAGATATATTATACACTTTTGAATTTATTAAAACATAAAATTATGAAAATATGAAAGTAGGAATTCTAAAAGAGTTGAATCAAAGCGAATTTAGAGTCGCTGCAACTCCCAAAACGGTTACACGCTTGAAAAAGCAGGGTTTTAGTGTGCTTGTGGAATCTGGTTGCGGATTAAAAGCAAAGTATTCTGATGCTGAATATTCATCGGCTGGTGCTGAAATTATTTCTTCAGCAAACGAGCTTTATTCTAAGTCAGACATCATTCTTAAAGTTCAGCCACCCACAGAACAGGAGGTTGGTTTAATGAAAAAAGGTACGTTAATGTTAAGTTACCTTTGGCCTGCACAAAATCAACAACTGTTAAAAAAATTATCTGAAGCTGGCGTTAACGCCATAGCAATGGATGCTATTCCAAGAATTTCACGTGCACAGAAAATGGACGTATTGTCTTCAATGGCAAATATTGCAGGTTATAGAGCTGTTATCGAAAGCGCCAATTATTTCGGTCGTTTTTTAAATGGACAAATTACTGCTGCAGGGAAAGTTGAGCCGGCAAAGGTACTTGTTATAGGTGCTGGTGTTGCTGGTTTGGCTGCTATCGGAACGGCAAAATCATTAGGTGCCATTGTCAGAGCATTTGATACAAGAAAAGAAGTTGCTGAACAAATTCAGTCCATGGGCGCCCAATTTATAACTGTTGATATAAACGAGGATGGATCCACTTCTTCGGGTTATAGCAAATCAATGAGTCAGGCATTTATTGATGCTGAAATGGCATTGTTTAAACAACAGGCATCAGAAGTTGACATTATTATCACTACTGCACAGATTCCAGGTAAAGAAGCACCAAAACTGATATTGAAAGACCATGTTGAAGTAATGAAACCGGGTTCGGTAATTGTTGATTTGGCAGCAGGAACAGGTGGCAACTGTGTCTTAACAAAAAAGGATGAAGTTTATACAACTACAAACGGAGTCACTATAGTTGGCAAGGTTGATGCACTTCCTTCGCAAGCAAGTTTCCTTTATGGAAATAACTTGTGCAACCTATTAGATGACATGGGCAAAGCTGACAGTTTTAAAATAGATATGGCTGATGATATCGTAAAGCGTGCCATGGTTACATTTGAAGGAAAAATAAACTGGCCCCCGGAGCCATTAGCTGTAAGCGTCAATAAAACAACAGAAACACCAAAACCTTCTGCTGAAGAAGAAGCCAAGAAAAAGGCCTCAAAAGTAAAAAAAGCAATTATTTCGAATATTATATGGCTTGCAATTATTGGTGTACTGTTCTTCTTCCTTGGTAAAGTTGCACCTGCTGATTTTATGTCGCATTTTACTGCTTTTGTTCTTGCCGTTTTTGTTGGCTGGAATGTAATCTGGAATGTTACTCATGCTTTGCATACTCCGCTAATGTCGGTTACAAATGCAATAAGCGGAATTATTATCATCGGAGGATTGCTTATTATACAGGATGATTTTACTAGCCCGAGAACTATATTGGCTTTTATAGCAGTATTGATTGCAAGCATTAATATTGTCGGTGGTTTTATGGTTACATATAGAATGTTAAAAATGTTTAAAAAATAAATAACTATGATTACAACAAATATTCAAATAGCAGCGTATATCTTTTCTTCAATCCTGTTTATTCTAAGTTTATCAGGATTAGCTTCACAGGAAACAGCAAAAAAAGGAGTTATCTATGGTATTATAGGGATGATTATTGCCATTATGGCTACAGTATTTGGCGAAAATATCCAGGGATATACTTATATAATTGTAGCAATGGTTATAGCTTCCATTATTGGAATTATTGTTGCAAGGAAAGTTGAAATGACTTCAATGCCGCAGCTTATCGCATTACTTCATAGTTTTGTTGGTATGGCTGCAGTTTTAGTTGGTTTCGGTACTTTTATCGACCCTCATACTTTTGAATTGACAGGAGCTGAAAGGTCAATACATCTTGTTGAAATTTATGTTGGCATATTTATTGGCGCAATTACTTTTACAGGTTCTGTTATTGCTTGGGGAAAGCTTACCGAGAACATCTCCGGTAAACCACTTGTTTATATGGGGAAAGATATTGTAAATGTAGTCCTTCTTTTGGCATCTATTGTATTAGGTGTTTTGTTTGTTGGTGCTGACAGTTCTCATGCTATGTTATATTTAGGTATAATGACCGCCATTGCAGCATTTTTCGGAATAATTATGGTGATGGCTATCGGTGGAGCAGATATGCCTGTTGTAATATCAATGCTGAATTCACTATCAGGATGGACAGCTGCTGCTTCCGGTTTCATGCTGGGAAACGACCTCCTTATTGTTACCGGTGCACTGGTAGGTAGTTCGGGTGCAATTCTTTCAATAATTATGTGTAATGCTATGAACAGGTCTTTCTTTTCAGTTATATCAGGTGGTTTTGGTCAGGAAATTAAAACAGGAAAGAAGCTGGAAGGAAAAGTAAATTCAATAACTCATGAGGAAGCAGCTGAAATTCTTAATGAAGCACAATCAATTGTTATTGTTCCCGGATATGGCATGGCTGTTGCTAAAGCACAGTATCCTGTTCACGATATGGTCGAGAAATTAAAGAAAAAAGGGAAAACTGTCCTATTTGGTATTCATCCGGTAGCAGGACGTCTTCCCGGACACATGAATGTTTTGCTTGCTGAAGCAAATGTGCCTTATGATATTGTTTTGGAAATGGATGAAGTTAACCCTGATATGCCGGAAACAGATGTTACAATGGTTATTGGTGCTAACGACACGGTTAACCCCGGAGCGCAGGAAGACCCCTCAAGTCCGATTTATGGAATGCCTGTTGTTGAAGTTTGGAAAGCAAAAAGGGTTATTGTTATGAAACGTTCTATGGCAGTAGGTTATGCAGGCGTTGAGAATCCTCTGTTCTATAAAGAAAATGCCGCCATGCTTTATGGCGACGCTAAAGAGAGTGTTGATAAAATTAATAGTAATCTGAAGTGATTTTTAGAAATGTTTATATAATGAAGCCGTCCCAAAAACAATGACGGCTTTTTTTAAACAAAAATGGCATAAGTATTCACAATCCTTTAATTATCATTGCTACTAATGTTGATGTAAAGACGTTGTAAATCCTGCTACTGAAGAAGAACTTTCCGGTTCAATTTATGAAATGCCTGTAATAAATGTACTTGGTTCAAAAAATATTACTGATATGAAATATCCATGCAAACAAAAAAAGACAAATAAACAGCAATTAATTTCAACAACTTATAAAATTTAAACAGATGAAACGTATTATGGTTTAGGGTTATACCACAATTGATAATAAGCATGTTTTAACATGATAAAACAGAATGTTATTCGGAGATGCAAAAACAACAATGCAAAAATTAATTGCTGAAATTAAAAATATTTAAAATTTAAAAAACATCATACACCTAATCTTATGGTGATTATTTTTAAATATAGCTTTAAAAAATTAAGCTATAATTTTTTTCTAATAATTCAGTATTAATTAGAAATTAAATTTTAAATTTGTTGATATTTCAACTTTGTAATATGAAGTAAAAATACAATTATAATGATTCAATAAAAAAACTAAAACAAATGAACGAAGTAAATGTCTTCTTAAATGGGAAAAAACTTATAGGAAAAAAAGGGGAATCAATCTTAGAATTTGCAAATAGAAATGGGTATAAAATACCCACTCTTTGTTATGACCAGAGATTAGAACCATTCTCGTATTGTAAAATATGTGCAGTAGAAGTTAAAGGAATGAACGAACTTCAACCTGCATGCTCTACAATTATTGTTGAAGGAATGATTATTGAAACTGAAAGCGAAAACATTAAAAAATACAGAAAAAATTCATTAGAATCCATTGTTAGTAATTATTATGTTGGCGACGTGGAGAAAAGAAATGCGGATTTTTATAAAAGTGATTTAGTAAGATTAATAAATGAATACGGGGTTGATATAAAAAAATTTAAAACTAAAAGCAAAGAAAATAAAACTGATTTTAAACATCCGTTTATTAAAATTGATAATGATAAATGCATTTTATGTTCAAGATGTATAAGAATTTGTAATGAAGTAGCAGGAGCAAAAGCTATTAAGTTGGTTGAGAAAGGCAACGAAACTCTTGTTGTTCCGGCTATTGGCGAAAAACTTCAAGATTCAGTTTGTGAATCTTGCGGCTTATGTATTTCAACATGTCCTGCAGATGCTATTACAGAGAATGCTGCTTTTAAACTTATTGATGCTAAAATTGACGAAGATGAAACAATTTGTAATTATTGTTCTATAGGTTGTAAAATAAAAATACATCATAAAAATGGTTATGTAATGAGAATTACAGGAGCAGCTGGCGATATCAATAATGATGGTTCAATCTGCAAATTTCCAAAATTCGGATATAATTATTTTAATGATAAAAAAAGAATAATAAAACCACTTCAAAAAATAAATGGCAAATTTGAAGAAATATCATTCGATAAAGCATTTCAGCTTATAATAGAAAAAATTAAAAGTGTTAATGCTGATGAAAATGCTTTTTTTGCTGGTGCGCGTCTTACAAATGAAGAATTATATTTGATTCAAAAACTTTCAAGAGCTGCTGTAAAAACTAATAATATCGCAAGTTTTCATTATCTTGGCAGAGGAGAAAATTATTTCAGCAATATGTATGACAGTTTGCCTTTTGAACAAATAAAAGATTTGAAAAATGTTTTTTTGCTTGGAACAGAATTGAGCAAAGACAATCCTGTATTAGGATATATGATTAATAAATCAAAATTTAAAAATGATATAAAACTAACTGTTATTTCGAATAAGCCGAGTAGCTTGATGAAACCCAAAGCAGATGAGTTTATTCTGATAAAATCATATTATCATTTTATTAAAGCAATGAACCATTATCTGCTAAGCAATAATTTGGCAGAAACAAATTTTATCACAGATAATTGCTCTGGTTTTGAAGAATACAAAAAGAAACTTCTCTCCGAAAATTATAAAACTTTAGTGAAAGAATCGGGAGTAACCGATGAAAAAATAATTGAAGAAACTGCAAAATCATATTTAAAAGGATTGAACAGCGTGGTTGTTTTTTCAGAAAAAAATCTTTCAGCAAATGCAACTACTGCGTTGATAAATTTTTCACTACTGACAGGAAAGATGGGAAAAACAGCAAACGGAATAATTGCACTTAAAGAAAAAAATAATTCACAGGGATTGTTTGATATGGGAATTACTCCCGAATATGGAGTGGGTTATCAGTCGGTAAATGATGCAAATTACAAAATTCTTTTAAAGAAAAAATGGGAAGTAAATAATTTACCAGATAAAGTTTATGCAGACCAACTTTCGCTTCTTAATGAAAACAAAATAAAAAATCTGTTCGTTTTCGGCGAAGACCCTATCGGCTGTGCTGTTGATAAAAATGCCGTGAAACTTTTAATAAATAAAACAAAGTTTAAAGTTGTTCAGGATTATTTCATCACCGAAACCGTTGCTGAGGCAGATTTGATTTTACCAGCATCGTTGCCTGTTGAAATTGGAGGACATTTCACAAATACAGAAGGGTTTATTCAAAAATTAGATATTGTTTTTCAGAGTAAACCCGAAAAAAATTCATATAATCAAATTTATACTCTTTTAAATAAACTTGATGTAAAAACTGAAGTTGCTCCCGAAAACCTTATTCTCGAAACAGCATCATTATTAGAACAACCCAGCGAAACAGATGCAAGCGATAAGAAATATTCATTCATTAGCTTGGTAAAAGATAATGAAAATAGAATGTTTCATTATGGCTGCGATAATATTACAAAGCAGTTTGTAGAATATTTTAATAAAACTTTGGGATATAAAAATTAAAAATGCTACTGTTAAAAATATACTCCATGCAATTTAACTTTGTCAATTCTGTTAAATTCTATGGCAGGTGCAGGAAATTTAAGCAAGTTCAATGCCTGAAAAATGGTATTTACAAATTTCGATTTTGTTTTAATTCTTGATAAATCCAAATCCAAAGAAATATAATATTGGTGGTATCTTTCGTATATCGGTAGTATGCTTCCTTTATAATCATAAGGATTACTTGTAGCACCGAGCATTCCTTCGGCACCATAGCCAAATGAAACATTAAGCCATTTCGGAAATTTTGAATTTTTATTTAAAAATGAATATATATTACACGAAACCCAATATGTTTGTCCGTTATAATCTTTGAGCCAGTTTTCCTGCATATTTTTTCCGAGCAAATCCGGTCTGTATTTGGAATATTTCGTTTGATGAAATGACCATTTGCCGATAATTTTTTGTTCGTTCCATGCCAACTGCTGTGAAATAACGGCAAAAGAACCTAAAATATTTACAGTCATATCACCTAAAGAAAATCCCCAATGCTGTGAAAAACCATCGAGAATTTCAATGTTTGTCATGTAAACCGTGCCTATTAATCCACCAAGCCAGATTGCTTTTTTTCTTTCAAGTCCTGTCCAGTTAAAAAGTTTTATTCCATAAGTTCCGATATAATATGCAGTATAAAAATGCCCTAATTTATCAACCTGTAGCCACTCATTGTTATCATTAAAAAAATGAAATGATGATTTTGGATAATCTTTGTACCACAAATCATTCAATAAATACATTGATACTCCATAACCAACAACACAAGTTCCTGTGAGAAATAATAATCTTTTGGAATTATATTTATTTTGAGATTGAGATGAGTCAACCTGTGCTGAAGTATTGAGAAAATAAAGAGAAAATAATATTAAAATTATATTTTTCATTTTAATTTACTTGCAAAATTTAACAAGTTCTTCGTAAAGCTTATGAGTAGGCAAACCCATTACATTAAAATATGAGCCCTCAATTTTACTGATGCCAACAAAACCAAGCCATTCCTGTGCTCCATAAGCTCCGGCTTTATCATAAGGTTTATAATTGTCGATATAAAATTTTATTTCCTCTCTTGAAAGTTTTTTAAAATAAACTTTTGAAATATCATAAAAAGAAACTGTTTTATTTTTTGTTTTCAGGCAAACTCCAGTAATTACTTCGTGCATTTTTCCCGAAAGCTCAGAGAGCATATTAAAAGCATCAGTATAATTTTTTGGTTTGTTAAGTACTTTATTATTCAGAAATACCAATGTATCAGCTGAAATAAGAATAGTTTTATCATTTTTTATTTCATTAGCAAAAGTATTTGCTTTAAGTTCGCAAAGGTAGATGGGAATTTTTTCACGTTTGTATTCAGTTGGATATTTTTCATTAATTTCTTTAGTTTTTATTTTAAATTTTATTCCCATTCCCTCTAGCAACTGCTGACGACGCGGCGACTTTGAAACCAATATAAAATTATAATTTTTAAATAAAGTCATTGTTTAAAAAAGTTTGTAGTTTGTTGTTAGTTGTTTGTTTATTTGTTGATGTTTTTTTAACAACAAACCACAAACGTATTTTCAATTATTAAAAGGCCATATATGGAAAAGGGTAAAATGAAATACAACAATTGCAAAAATACCGGTAAACATAATAAGCTTTACTAAATTACTTGCATTGCTATAGTCCTTTCTTTTATTTGCTTTAGGAACAATATAAAACATTAAAATAAGAGGAATCTGGACGAAAATCATAAGATACCAGAACAAAACAAATAACCCCTCATCATAAATATTTTTTTGTGTAAGCACAATCAAAAGAAACACAATGCATGAAAAAACAAGTATTATTATTTCGGTATTTTTTATTCCTAATTTTATCGGTATTGTTTTGCATCCAATTTTCCTGTCGCCTTTTATGTCTTCAATATCTTTGATTATTTCGCGTATCAGATTTATAAAAAATGCGAAAAATGCAACAGCAAAAAGTCCTTTTTTTAAATCAGAAAAATTGAAAATAGTTATGTTATAGTTATTTTCTTTCATCGTTGAAATTTCAAAAAACCAAACGAGCAACGGCACAAATGCTGCATGCAATGAAATTATTATGTTTCCTATTAAAAAAGTTTTTTTCAGAGTTGTTGAATACCACCATAATAATATTATTGCAATTACATAAATCAATATTAATTTGAGATTTCCTGCAAGAATTGACAAGTAAACAGCAATAATAAAAGCAGCTGCATTTAAAACAAAATGCAGAAAAATAGCACGACTTCTTTTAATATGACGTCCCAGTATAATTTTATCGGGACGATTAATCCAATCGGCTTTAATATCAAAATAATCATTGATTATGTAACCAGCTGCAGCTATCATCATAGTTGATAGAACAAGTAAAAAGAAATTAAAATTATTCAGTTGAAGTTCGGTGTCGGTAAAATATCTGAAATATGGTTTCAACATACAATATCTCACAGTATATTGCGTCAACGCAATAATAAAAAGATTTTTATACCGTATAAGCCGTAAATAGTTTATCATTCAAAAAAAGTTTTCAGTTACCAGCAAAAAGCATTATCATTCATCCATTTCCCCTGTATTTTCAAAACCTGCTCAATTATATCCCTAACACAACCATCTCCTCCTTTTACTTCCGAAATATAAAGAGAAATTAACTTAATTTCATTTGCCGCATCCGAAGGACAGGCAGGTAATCCTGCCATTTGCATTGCCTTATAATCAGGAATATCATCTCCCATATATAAAATATTTCTTCGTTCCAGATTTTTATTTTTCATATATTTATCAAGCACTTCGCACTTGTTGCCGGTTCCCATAAAAATATCCTTAACTCCGATTCTTTCGAATCTTTTTTTTATCGAATCGGCTTTTGCTCCTGAAATAATACAAACATTATATTCATTCTTCACAGCAAGTTGAATGGCATATCCGTCCTTTGCATTCATTGTTCTTATTTGCTCTCCATCAGGCAAGGTTGATACATAACTACTTGCCAAAACTCCATCAACATCAAATACAAAAGTGTTTATATATTCCAATAATTTTCTGTAATTCTTCATTTTTAATTCACAATAGAGTTTATATGAGTTAATGTTATTTTATATTATTGTATTGGATTAGTGAAGCTGGAAGTTAGATGTTGGCTGTTTGAAATTTGCAATTTTTCTAACCTCGATTTTGTTACAATATTTCATGAATTTGTTTGTAATTAAGTTAACATATATAATGTCTAATATACAAAAAAAATTAATAAATATATAAATACGTAATTTTAACAAAGCAGTTTCGTTTATAAATAATTATTCATCTGTTTAAATTTTGTAAGTAATTGAAATTTCTGCTGTTAATTTGCTGTTTTGGTTAATAAACTTTTTTAGTTACTCACTCCCGCAAAAGCCAACCGCACAACCTGCTCGTGAATATCCATGCCTTACCTTGTTGAAAGCTGCACTCACTTTAATCATCTACGGTTTGTGCAACTTTTTTTGTTTGCATGGATATTTCATAAAATATTCCTAACGAAAAATTAAAAATTATTTATCTTTGTTTTTCTAAAAATTAAAACTTATAAGCTATGCCAGTAAATCTGAAAAACCGAAGTTTCCTGAAACTTCTTGACTTCACACCCGAAGAAATAAAATTTTTATTGAATCTTTCAATAGATTTGAAGAAAGCCAAATACTCAGGAATAGAACAGCAAAGATTAAAAGGTAAGAATATTGTCTTGATATTTGAAAAAGATTCAACTCGTACGCGATGTGCTTTTGAAACAGCGGCTCACGACCAAGGTGCTCATGTAACTTACATCGGACCTACGGGTTCGCAAATAGGAAAAAAAGAATCAATGAAAGACACAGCAAGAGTTCTGGGAAGAATGTATGATGGCATTGAATATCGCGGATATGCACAGGAAATAGCTGAAACGCTTGCAAAATACGCCGGTGTTCCTATATGGAACGGATTGACAAATGAATTTCATCCCACACAAATATTAGCCGATTTTCAAACAATGCTCGAACACATTGATAAACCTCTAAATAAAATTTCATTCTGCTTTTCTGGTGATGCCCGCAATAATGTCGGAAACTCTTTAATGGTTGGTGCTGCAAAAATGGGCATGGATTACAGAGCTGCTGCTCCCAAAAATTGTCAGCCCGATGAAAAGCTTGTTGCAAAATGTAAAGAAATTGCAAAGCAAACAGGTGCTAAAATAACGATTACCGACAATGTTGCTGATGCGGTAAAAGGTATTGATTTTATATATACCGACGTTTGGGTATCAATGGGCGAACCCGATAATGTTTGGGAAGAAAGAATTAAACTTTTAAAACCATTTCAGGTTAACAAAAAAATGCTTGATTTAACCGGTAATCCAAACGTAAAATTTCTGCATTGCCTGCCTGCATTTCATAACAGAGAAACTACAATAGGTGAACAAATTTTTCAAAAATTCGGATTAGACGGAGTGGAAGTAACAGAAGAAGTTTTCGAATCACATGCATCAGTTGTTTTTGATGAAGCTGAAAATAGGGTTCATACAATTAAAGCAGTGATGGTAGCAACTTTAGGGAATTAAATATAAAATTCTAAAACTTAAAATATCATTTAAATTGAAGTTATACTTTAAATGGCTCAATTGTTTAATTGTCAAATTGTTGTTTTAACTTAAGTAGTGTTTGCAAGAAAACTGCTGAATTATGATTTTCAAAAACAGGTATTTTATTGCAGGCAAATAGTTAATCGATTTTCCTCTGATAACTTTAATCAATAAAACGAGAAAGTTGTGGTTAATGAAGATATGATTAAAATGAATATGCTTTAAGCACAATGCAAATTAGTGTTCACCATTTTCTTGATTTCTTCGTGATTTCTGTATAATCTTTCGCTTAAATTTTTATCGTCATATGATTTAAGTTTCTGGATTATTCCATCAACTGTGCCTTTTGTAAAAATATTATCTTTTTGATATATGCTTCGCTGTTCATTCAGACAATCGGCAGAATCGCAACATGAAACAGGTAAATTTTTCAGTTTACTCGCTACATCGGCATGTTCATCTTTAAATATATTCACATTTACATATAACTTTTCGGCAAGCTTAAGTGCATCTTTCATTTCAATGCCATGTCTGATTGCAACTGAAAGTCCTGCAAGTAATAAATAAATATCAGCAGAACCATCAGGACAACGAAATTCAACGGTTTGTTTGTTAACAGCAGTTTGTAACTGTGTTTTATCCTGAGGATTTGCAATTTGTGCCATTTCATTTGAACCGAGCCATCCGAGAGGAACTCTTACGAGAACCGACCTGTTTCTGTCACCCCAGCAAATTGATGTGGGAGCTTCCTGATGAGGCACCAATCGCAAATATGATATTGGTAAAGTATTTCCAAATGCTGTAAGAGAAGGTGCCAAATCAAGAATTCCGGCAATAGATTTTTTTGCAATATCACTTAATTTGTTTCCTTCAATCATAATATTTTTCCCATCTTTGAGAAGGCGGTAATGTATATGTAATCCGCTTCCTGCTTTACCAACAGAAATTTTAGGAGTAAAACTAACAGTAACTCCATGTTTATATGCCAACATTCTTAATATCCACTTTGCCAATAAAAGATTATCTGCTGCATCTTCAACACTTGTAGGAGTAAATTCAATTTCATTTTGTTCATAAGAAATATCGTTTATGATAAAATTTCCTACTTCGGAATGTCCATACTTTATCAATCCTCCGGCTTGTGCAATTGCCTGCATTGCTTCGCATCTGAATTTTTCTGACTTTGCAAAAGGCATAGATTCATGATATCCTTTCTGTTCAACGGCAGCAAAATTTGGGTCTTTTTGCGAAATAACATAATATTCGAGTTCACCCATTGCCTGAAGCGTTAAACCGGTAGATTTCTCGAGAGCTTCATTTGCTTTTCTCATTACATAGTCCGAAGAACTTGCCAATGGCTGTCCATCTTTATCAAAATATGAACAAAGAATATCCAATGTCGGGATTTCGGAGAATGGATTTACAAAAGCAGTTCTGTAACGCGGCATAACGTATAAGTCACTGGAGCTGGCTTCAACATACGAAAACAAGCTTGAACCATCAACTCTTTCGCCGGTTGACAACAATTCATCTATATGTTTTTTGCTGTTAATATTAAAATTAAGTGTCTTCAATCTCCCATCACCGCCTATATATCTAAAGTTGAGCATTCTGATTTTACTATTTTCAATAAAATTCATTATATCCTGTTTAGTAAAATCATTCCTTGATTTATTAAGTTCCTTTTCTAAAAGGTTAGAATTCATTTCGTAATTTTCCATACTTATAAGTTTTTGCAATTGATTGCAAATATTGAAATAAATATTAAAAAAAACAAATCCCTTAAATTCGTTTTAATAAAAGTTGGTTAAATTTTTGATAATTGATACTTTTGTTG from Bacteroidales bacterium includes the following:
- a CDS encoding NAD(P)(+) transhydrogenase (Re/Si-specific) subunit beta, coding for MITTNIQIAAYIFSSILFILSLSGLASQETAKKGVIYGIIGMIIAIMATVFGENIQGYTYIIVAMVIASIIGIIVARKVEMTSMPQLIALLHSFVGMAAVLVGFGTFIDPHTFELTGAERSIHLVEIYVGIFIGAITFTGSVIAWGKLTENISGKPLVYMGKDIVNVVLLLASIVLGVLFVGADSSHAMLYLGIMTAIAAFFGIIMVMAIGGADMPVVISMLNSLSGWTAAASGFMLGNDLLIVTGALVGSSGAILSIIMCNAMNRSFFSVISGGFGQEIKTGKKLEGKVNSITHEEAAEILNEAQSIVIVPGYGMAVAKAQYPVHDMVEKLKKKGKTVLFGIHPVAGRLPGHMNVLLAEANVPYDIVLEMDEVNPDMPETDVTMVIGANDTVNPGAQEDPSSPIYGMPVVEVWKAKRVIVMKRSMAVGYAGVENPLFYKENAAMLYGDAKESVDKINSNLK
- a CDS encoding DUF2279 domain-containing protein, producing the protein MKNIILILFSLYFLNTSAQVDSSQSQNKYNSKRLLFLTGTCVVGYGVSMYLLNDLWYKDYPKSSFHFFNDNNEWLQVDKLGHFYTAYYIGTYGIKLFNWTGLERKKAIWLGGLIGTVYMTNIEILDGFSQHWGFSLGDMTVNILGSFAVISQQLAWNEQKIIGKWSFHQTKYSKYRPDLLGKNMQENWLKDYNGQTYWVSCNIYSFLNKNSKFPKWLNVSFGYGAEGMLGATSNPYDYKGSILPIYERYHQYYISLDLDLSRIKTKSKFVNTIFQALNLLKFPAPAIEFNRIDKVKLHGVYF
- a CDS encoding molybdopterin-dependent oxidoreductase yields the protein MNEVNVFLNGKKLIGKKGESILEFANRNGYKIPTLCYDQRLEPFSYCKICAVEVKGMNELQPACSTIIVEGMIIETESENIKKYRKNSLESIVSNYYVGDVEKRNADFYKSDLVRLINEYGVDIKKFKTKSKENKTDFKHPFIKIDNDKCILCSRCIRICNEVAGAKAIKLVEKGNETLVVPAIGEKLQDSVCESCGLCISTCPADAITENAAFKLIDAKIDEDETICNYCSIGCKIKIHHKNGYVMRITGAAGDINNDGSICKFPKFGYNYFNDKKRIIKPLQKINGKFEEISFDKAFQLIIEKIKSVNADENAFFAGARLTNEELYLIQKLSRAAVKTNNIASFHYLGRGENYFSNMYDSLPFEQIKDLKNVFLLGTELSKDNPVLGYMINKSKFKNDIKLTVISNKPSSLMKPKADEFILIKSYYHFIKAMNHYLLSNNLAETNFITDNCSGFEEYKKKLLSENYKTLVKESGVTDEKIIEETAKSYLKGLNSVVVFSEKNLSANATTALINFSLLTGKMGKTANGIIALKEKNNSQGLFDMGITPEYGVGYQSVNDANYKILLKKKWEVNNLPDKVYADQLSLLNENKIKNLFVFGEDPIGCAVDKNAVKLLINKTKFKVVQDYFITETVAEADLILPASLPVEIGGHFTNTEGFIQKLDIVFQSKPEKNSYNQIYTLLNKLDVKTEVAPENLILETASLLEQPSETDASDKKYSFISLVKDNENRMFHYGCDNITKQFVEYFNKTLGYKN
- a CDS encoding HAD hydrolase family protein, encoding MKNYRKLLEYINTFVFDVDGVLASSYVSTLPDGEQIRTMNAKDGYAIQLAVKNEYNVCIISGAKADSIKKRFERIGVKDIFMGTGNKCEVLDKYMKNKNLERRNILYMGDDIPDYKAMQMAGLPACPSDAANEIKLISLYISEVKGGDGCVRDIIEQVLKIQGKWMNDNAFCW
- a CDS encoding Re/Si-specific NAD(P)(+) transhydrogenase subunit alpha; the protein is MKVGILKELNQSEFRVAATPKTVTRLKKQGFSVLVESGCGLKAKYSDAEYSSAGAEIISSANELYSKSDIILKVQPPTEQEVGLMKKGTLMLSYLWPAQNQQLLKKLSEAGVNAIAMDAIPRISRAQKMDVLSSMANIAGYRAVIESANYFGRFLNGQITAAGKVEPAKVLVIGAGVAGLAAIGTAKSLGAIVRAFDTRKEVAEQIQSMGAQFITVDINEDGSTSSGYSKSMSQAFIDAEMALFKQQASEVDIIITTAQIPGKEAPKLILKDHVEVMKPGSVIVDLAAGTGGNCVLTKKDEVYTTTNGVTIVGKVDALPSQASFLYGNNLCNLLDDMGKADSFKIDMADDIVKRAMVTFEGKINWPPEPLAVSVNKTTETPKPSAEEEAKKKASKVKKAIISNIIWLAIIGVLFFFLGKVAPADFMSHFTAFVLAVFVGWNVIWNVTHALHTPLMSVTNAISGIIIIGGLLIIQDDFTSPRTILAFIAVLIASINIVGGFMVTYRMLKMFKK
- a CDS encoding geranylgeranylglycerol-phosphate geranylgeranyltransferase, encoding MINYLRLIRYKNLFIIALTQYTVRYCMLKPYFRYFTDTELQLNNFNFFLLVLSTMMIAAAGYIINDYFDIKADWINRPDKIILGRHIKRSRAIFLHFVLNAAAFIIAVYLSILAGNLKLILIYVIAIILLWWYSTTLKKTFLIGNIIISLHAAFVPLLVWFFEISTMKENNYNITIFNFSDLKKGLFAVAFFAFFINLIREIIKDIEDIKGDRKIGCKTIPIKLGIKNTEIIILVFSCIVFLLIVLTQKNIYDEGLFVLFWYLMIFVQIPLILMFYIVPKANKRKDYSNASNLVKLIMFTGIFAIVVFHFTLFHIWPFNN
- a CDS encoding Maf family nucleotide pyrophosphatase; translated protein: MTLFKNYNFILVSKSPRRQQLLEGMGIKFKIKTKEINEKYPTEYKREKIPIYLCELKANTFANEIKNDKTILISADTLVFLNNKVLNKPKNYTDAFNMLSELSGKMHEVITGVCLKTKNKTVSFYDISKVYFKKLSREEIKFYIDNYKPYDKAGAYGAQEWLGFVGISKIEGSYFNVMGLPTHKLYEELVKFCK